The proteins below come from a single Gordonia sp. X0973 genomic window:
- a CDS encoding ferritin-like domain-containing protein: protein MGIFPKSGPTGRWSTSAVWLDDFRQAADARATTPDPDWAGGARLGPAVVRSLQRFQVGESGDGEELINAAVAHGDADYARAVHLFVAEEQNHARMLAELLHSAGHPTIDRHWSDAVFIRVRRLAGLRAEVMVLAVAEVIALRYYRALADGGGDPLLREVSLRILDDEFRHVAFQGSRLAEEFARTTPPFRRLAGGVWTAFALVVATVVAIDHGAALAATGLTRRGFVADCAVLFRRFADRAFR from the coding sequence ATGGGCATATTTCCGAAGTCCGGTCCGACCGGCCGGTGGAGCACGTCGGCGGTGTGGCTCGACGACTTCCGGCAGGCGGCGGATGCGCGCGCGACGACCCCCGATCCGGACTGGGCCGGCGGCGCCCGGCTGGGGCCGGCGGTCGTCCGGAGTCTGCAACGCTTCCAGGTCGGCGAGAGCGGCGACGGCGAGGAACTCATCAACGCGGCCGTCGCGCACGGCGATGCCGACTACGCGCGTGCGGTGCACCTCTTCGTCGCCGAGGAACAGAACCATGCGCGGATGCTCGCCGAACTCCTCCACTCGGCCGGTCACCCCACGATCGACCGACACTGGAGCGACGCGGTGTTCATCCGGGTAAGGCGACTGGCGGGCTTGCGTGCCGAGGTGATGGTGCTCGCGGTGGCCGAGGTGATCGCGCTCCGCTACTACCGCGCACTCGCCGACGGGGGCGGCGACCCGCTCCTGCGCGAGGTATCGCTGCGCATCCTCGACGACGAGTTCCGCCACGTGGCGTTTCAAGGTTCCCGACTGGCCGAGGAGTTCGCGAGGACGACTCCGCCGTTCCGCCGTCTCGCGGGCGGCGTATGGACGGCCTTCGCCCTGGTCGTTGCCACCGTGGTCGCGATCGACCACGGTGCGGCCCTGGCCGCTACCGGACTGACCCGTCGGGGATTCGTCGCCGATTGCGCGGTCCTCTTCCGACGCTTCGCCGACCGCGCGTTCCGCTAG
- a CDS encoding polyribonucleotide nucleotidyltransferase: protein MSDNIDVYEDDVTEATAIIDNGSFGTRTIRFETGRLALQASGSVVAYLDEETMILSTTSASKAPKDHFDFFPLTVDVEERMYAAGRIPGSFFRREGRPSTDAILTCRLIDRPLRPTFVDGLRNEIQVIETILSLDPNEYYDVVAINAASASTQIAGLPFSGPVGGVRVALIPTDENKAGQWVAFPTVEQLKGAVFNMVVAGRITEGSGDNADVAIMMVEAEATDNVLELIAGGAQAPTEAIVAEGLEAAKPFIARLCEAQKSLADAAAKPTGEFPLFPPYESDVYEAVEAAAAEKLGQILTIAGKQERDEKTDELKAELLDSLGEKFEGREKEIGAAYRSLTKKLVRQRILTDHFRIDGRGITDIRSLSAEVAVIPRAHGSALFERGETQIMGVTTLDMVKMAQQIDSLGPEKSKRYMHHYNFPPYSTGETGRVGSPKRREIGHGALAERALVPVLPSVEEFPYAIRQVSEALGSNGSTSMGSVCASTMSLLNAGVPLKAPVAGIAMGLVSDEVTVDGKTETRYVALTDILGAEDAFGDMDFKVAGTKDFVTALQLDTKLDGIPSKVLAGALSQARDARLTILDVMAEAIDEPDEMSPYAPRITTVKIPMDKIGELIGPKGKTINGITEETGANISIEDDGTVFVGAVDGPSAQAAIDAINAIANPQLPKVGERFLGTVVKTTAFGAFVSLLPGRDGLVHISKLGNGKRIDKVEDVVNVGSKLRVEIADIDERGKISLIPVADDAPAAADA from the coding sequence ATGTCTGACAACATCGACGTCTACGAAGACGACGTCACCGAAGCCACCGCGATCATCGACAACGGCAGCTTCGGCACCCGCACCATCCGCTTCGAGACCGGCCGCCTCGCGCTGCAGGCCTCCGGCTCGGTCGTCGCCTACCTCGACGAGGAGACGATGATCCTCTCGACGACCTCCGCGTCGAAGGCGCCGAAGGATCACTTCGACTTCTTCCCGCTGACCGTCGACGTCGAGGAGCGCATGTACGCCGCGGGCCGCATCCCCGGCTCGTTCTTCCGCCGCGAGGGCCGCCCGTCGACCGACGCGATCCTCACCTGCCGCCTCATCGACCGGCCGCTGCGCCCGACGTTCGTCGACGGCCTGCGCAACGAGATCCAGGTCATCGAGACGATCCTCTCTCTCGACCCGAACGAGTACTACGACGTCGTCGCGATCAACGCGGCCTCCGCGTCGACCCAGATCGCCGGCCTGCCGTTCTCCGGCCCGGTCGGCGGCGTGCGCGTCGCCCTCATCCCCACCGACGAGAACAAGGCCGGCCAGTGGGTCGCCTTCCCGACCGTCGAGCAGCTCAAGGGCGCCGTGTTCAACATGGTCGTCGCCGGCCGCATCACGGAGGGCTCCGGTGACAACGCCGACGTCGCGATCATGATGGTCGAGGCCGAGGCCACCGACAACGTCCTCGAGCTCATCGCGGGCGGTGCCCAGGCGCCGACCGAGGCGATCGTCGCGGAGGGCCTCGAGGCCGCCAAGCCGTTCATCGCCCGCCTGTGTGAGGCCCAGAAGAGCCTCGCCGACGCCGCCGCGAAGCCGACCGGCGAGTTCCCGCTGTTCCCGCCCTACGAGAGCGACGTCTACGAGGCCGTCGAGGCCGCCGCGGCGGAGAAGCTCGGCCAGATCCTGACGATCGCGGGCAAGCAGGAGCGCGACGAGAAGACCGACGAGCTGAAGGCGGAGCTGCTCGACAGCCTCGGCGAGAAGTTCGAGGGCCGCGAGAAGGAGATCGGCGCGGCCTACCGCTCGCTGACCAAGAAGCTCGTGCGCCAGCGCATCCTGACCGACCATTTCCGCATCGACGGCCGCGGCATCACCGACATCCGGTCGCTCTCGGCCGAGGTCGCGGTCATCCCGCGCGCCCACGGCAGCGCATTGTTCGAGCGCGGCGAGACCCAGATCATGGGTGTCACCACGCTCGACATGGTCAAGATGGCCCAGCAGATCGACTCGCTCGGCCCGGAGAAGTCCAAGCGCTACATGCACCACTACAACTTCCCGCCGTACTCGACCGGTGAGACCGGCCGCGTCGGATCGCCCAAGCGCCGCGAAATCGGCCACGGTGCGCTCGCCGAGCGCGCCCTGGTGCCGGTGCTGCCGAGCGTCGAGGAGTTCCCGTACGCGATCCGCCAGGTGTCCGAGGCGTTGGGCTCCAACGGCTCGACGTCGATGGGCTCGGTGTGTGCGTCGACGATGTCGCTGCTCAACGCCGGTGTGCCGCTGAAGGCGCCGGTTGCCGGCATCGCGATGGGCCTGGTCTCCGACGAGGTCACCGTCGACGGCAAGACCGAGACCCGCTACGTGGCGCTGACCGACATCCTCGGTGCCGAGGACGCCTTCGGCGACATGGACTTCAAGGTCGCCGGCACGAAGGATTTCGTGACCGCTCTGCAGCTCGACACCAAGCTCGACGGCATCCCGTCGAAGGTGCTCGCGGGTGCGCTGAGCCAGGCCCGCGACGCCCGACTCACGATCCTCGACGTGATGGCCGAGGCCATCGACGAGCCGGACGAGATGAGCCCGTACGCGCCGCGCATCACCACCGTGAAGATCCCGATGGACAAGATCGGCGAGCTGATCGGCCCCAAGGGCAAGACCATCAACGGCATCACCGAGGAGACCGGCGCCAACATCTCGATCGAGGACGACGGCACCGTGTTCGTCGGCGCGGTCGACGGACCGTCGGCCCAGGCCGCGATCGACGCGATCAACGCCATCGCCAACCCGCAGCTGCCGAAGGTCGGCGAGCGCTTCCTGGGCACGGTCGTCAAGACCACCGCCTTCGGCGCGTTCGTCTCGCTGCTGCCCGGTCGCGACGGCCTGGTCCACATCTCCAAGCTGGGCAACGGCAAGCGCATCGACAAGGTCGAGGACGTGGTGAACGTCGGCTCGAAGCTGCGCGTGGAGATCGCCGACATCGACGAGCGCGGCAAGATCAGCCTGATCCCCGTCGCCGACGACGCCCCGGCGGCTGCGGACGCCTAA
- a CDS encoding nuclear transport factor 2 family protein has product MTQAAATDLDPVSASTMAVLQNHMAAMNTMDPATIAADYAEDCVVMTTFADGPVRGRAGIEAWVKTDLAEMMKALGSPTGDVEPEYTLKTLVADGEYGYLVVELGGNRRGTETYHIRDGKILFESATFFL; this is encoded by the coding sequence GTGACCCAAGCAGCTGCAACCGACCTCGACCCCGTCTCGGCGTCGACGATGGCGGTCCTCCAGAACCATATGGCGGCGATGAACACCATGGACCCCGCGACCATCGCGGCCGACTACGCCGAGGACTGCGTCGTGATGACCACCTTCGCCGACGGTCCGGTGCGCGGCCGCGCCGGGATCGAGGCGTGGGTCAAGACCGACCTGGCCGAGATGATGAAGGCACTCGGTTCGCCGACCGGCGACGTCGAGCCGGAATACACGTTGAAGACCCTCGTCGCCGACGGCGAATACGGCTACCTCGTCGTCGAACTCGGCGGCAACCGCCGGGGCACCGAGACCTACCACATCCGCGACGGGAAGATCCTTTTCGAGAGCGCGACCTTCTTCCTGTAG
- a CDS encoding LLM class flavin-dependent oxidoreductase encodes MKNIGFLSFGHWSPGKGSQTRSASDALLQSVELAVAAEELGADGAYFRVHHFARQLASPFPLLAAIGAKTESIEIGTGVIDMRYENPLYMAEDAGAADLLSRGRLQLGISRGSPEQVIEGYKYFGYVPEEDSSDAEMARAHTATFLQAIDGARFAQPNPRPMFPNPPGPLGIEPQSPGLRDRIWWGAGTRATAEWTAAQGMNLMSSTLLTEDTGVPFHQLQAEQIQRFRDAWTEAGHEREPRVSVSRSIFALVDDRDHAYFGMRGDDSDQVGIIDNVKARFGRSYAAEPDELIEQLREDEAIAAADTLLLTVPNQLGVDYNAHVIESILTHVAPALGWR; translated from the coding sequence ATGAAGAACATCGGATTTCTCTCCTTCGGCCACTGGTCGCCCGGGAAGGGTTCGCAGACGCGCTCGGCGTCGGACGCGCTGCTGCAGTCGGTGGAGCTCGCCGTCGCTGCCGAGGAACTCGGCGCCGACGGCGCCTACTTCCGCGTCCACCACTTCGCGCGACAGCTGGCCTCGCCGTTCCCGCTACTCGCCGCCATCGGCGCCAAGACCGAAAGCATCGAGATCGGCACCGGCGTCATCGACATGCGCTACGAGAACCCGCTCTACATGGCCGAGGACGCCGGCGCCGCCGATCTGCTGTCGCGCGGACGGCTCCAGCTCGGGATCAGCCGGGGATCGCCCGAGCAGGTCATCGAGGGATACAAGTACTTCGGCTACGTCCCGGAGGAGGATTCCTCCGACGCCGAGATGGCCCGCGCCCACACCGCGACCTTCCTCCAGGCGATCGACGGTGCGCGGTTCGCCCAACCCAACCCGCGGCCCATGTTCCCCAATCCACCCGGCCCGTTGGGGATCGAACCCCAGTCCCCGGGCCTGCGCGACCGCATCTGGTGGGGTGCCGGCACCCGCGCCACCGCCGAGTGGACCGCCGCGCAGGGGATGAACCTGATGAGTTCGACACTGCTCACCGAGGACACCGGCGTGCCGTTCCACCAGTTGCAGGCCGAGCAGATCCAGCGCTTCCGCGACGCCTGGACCGAGGCCGGCCACGAGCGCGAGCCGCGCGTCTCGGTCAGCCGCAGCATCTTCGCCCTCGTCGACGACCGCGACCACGCCTACTTCGGCATGCGCGGCGACGACTCCGATCAAGTGGGCATCATCGACAACGTGAAGGCCCGCTTCGGCCGCAGCTATGCCGCCGAGCCCGACGAGTTGATCGAGCAGCTCCGCGAGGACGAGGCCATCGCCGCCGCCGACACCCTGCTGCTCACCGTGCCCAACCAGCTCGGCGTCGACTACAACGCCCACGTCATCGAGTCGATCCTCACCCACGTCGCGCCGGCACTCGGCTGGCGCTGA
- a CDS encoding HAD family hydrolase, with protein sequence MRSPTRAVVFDVGETLIDETRIWMRWAQRLGVTPLTMLGLIGACAANDQPVTAAFDTIRPGFDVDAEEAAWAAEDPTGLRNTFDADDLYPDVRSALAALRERGLHLVVAGNQPAQALAALRAMNLPVDEIRNSAELGVEKPAPGFFTAVAELAGFAPEEIAYVGDRTDNDVLPAADSGMRPILIRRGPWGHLHAVRPEAARATVVDSLDELVNLL encoded by the coding sequence ATGCGTTCTCCCACCCGTGCCGTCGTGTTCGACGTCGGCGAGACCCTGATCGACGAGACCCGGATCTGGATGCGCTGGGCACAGCGGCTCGGGGTCACCCCGCTGACCATGCTGGGCTTGATCGGTGCGTGCGCGGCGAACGACCAGCCGGTGACCGCGGCCTTCGACACGATCCGCCCCGGCTTCGACGTCGACGCGGAGGAAGCGGCGTGGGCCGCGGAGGACCCCACCGGACTGCGCAACACCTTCGACGCCGACGACCTCTATCCCGACGTCCGCTCCGCACTCGCGGCGTTGCGCGAGCGCGGCCTGCACCTCGTCGTCGCCGGCAACCAGCCCGCCCAGGCCCTGGCTGCGCTGCGGGCCATGAATCTGCCCGTCGACGAGATCCGCAACTCCGCCGAACTCGGCGTCGAGAAGCCGGCCCCCGGGTTCTTCACCGCGGTGGCCGAACTGGCCGGGTTCGCGCCCGAGGAAATCGCCTACGTCGGTGACCGCACCGACAACGACGTGCTGCCCGCCGCCGACTCCGGCATGCGGCCGATCCTGATCCGCCGCGGGCCCTGGGGCCACCTCCACGCCGTGCGACCGGAGGCGGCGCGGGCCACCGTCGTCGACTCGCTCGACGAGCTGGTGAACCTGCTCTAA